In a single window of the Nilaparvata lugens isolate BPH chromosome 1, ASM1435652v1, whole genome shotgun sequence genome:
- the LOC111058470 gene encoding uncharacterized protein LOC111058470 isoform X2 — MNDRKMWDPLPLVSKILVFLGRPIPGEVKVRYLIMTVSSIIMFSQSFLFLVMRFSDLKSRLLAFEDMVILFYISAILIDFALKPNKVLTIMATIKKRHFNLKEMISEEQKAVLEDLERKAQRTTKLLIITVTCYTLANFILPISSGLITFLAKNRDIQVDAGNHTLQRQDAVKSEKANNEFEDYPLPVESWYPFSIARMPIYLTLCLIQGTYLGVEGMIFACWIVLILCAFLTVEMELKFLCQSFREIDLRVEKYVADQKNVIVDGNEDDLKNKYLRIYLRNLVLHHQSIIEVVNELNRASSFLVFMFNQIISCQICMSLFGSQVDDKVLKLKYRILAIPILFSFGMFCYYGQGIGNEILNASYSYYNLLHTTELKNR, encoded by the exons ATGAACGACCGGAAAATGTGGGATCCTCTCCCTCTGGTCTCCAAAATTCTAGTATTCCTTGGTCGCCCAATTCCTGGGGAAGTTAAAGTCAGGTACCTGATAATGACGGTTTCATCTATTATAATGTTCTCGCAATCATTTCTCTTCCTGGTCATGCGATTCTCCGATCTGAAATCCAGACTTCTTGCTTTTGAAGATATGGTAATCTTATTTTACATCTCTGCCATCTTAATCGACTTCGCATTAAAACCAAACAAAGTTCTAACAATAATGGCGACTATCAAGAAGAGgcatttcaatttgaaagagATGATTTCTGAAGAGCAGAAAGCTGTACTTGAGGATCTGGAGCGTAAAGCCCAGAGAACAACTAAGCTGCTCATCATAACGGTGACATGTTACACTCTTGCCAATTTCATTCTACCGATCAGCAGCGGACTGATCACGTTTTTGGCGAAGAATAGAGATATTCAGGTCGATGCAGGAAATCATACTTTGCAACGGCAAGATGCGGTAAAAAGTGAGAAAGCCAACAATGAGTTCGAAGACTACCCGCTGCCCGTTGAGAGCTGGTATCCATTCAGCATTGCGCGAATGCCCATCTACCTGACTCTGTGCCTCATTCAGGGCACTTACCTCGGAGTCGAGGGAATGATATTTGCCTGTTGGATTGTTCTCATCCTTTGCGCATTTCTTACTGTTGAAATGGAGCTCAAATTTCTCTGTCAGTCATTTAGAGAGATTGATCTTCGGGTAGAAAAGTACGTAGCTGACCAGAAAAATGTTATTGTTGATGGAAATgaagatgatttgaaaaataaatatctaaGAATTTATCTTAGAAACTTAGTTCTCCATCATCAATCCATAATTGA AGTTGTGAATGAACTCAATCGAGCTTCAAGTTTCTTGGTATTCATGTTCAATCAAATCATCAGTTGTCAGATTTGTATGAGCCTATTTGGATCTCAG GTCGATGATAAAGttctgaaattgaaatatagaaTCTTAGCCATAccgatattattttcatttggaATGTTCTGCTACTATGGACAAGGTATAGGCAATGAG ATCCTCAATGCATCCTACTCGTATTACAACTTACTTCACACAacagaattgaaaaatagatgA
- the LOC111058470 gene encoding odorant receptor 4-like isoform X1: MNDRKMWDPLPLVSKILVFLGRPIPGEVKVRYLIMTVSSIIMFSQSFLFLVMRFSDLKSRLLAFEDMVILFYISAILIDFALKPNKVLTIMATIKKRHFNLKEMISEEQKAVLEDLERKAQRTTKLLIITVTCYTLANFILPISSGLITFLAKNRDIQVDAGNHTLQRQDAVKSEKANNEFEDYPLPVESWYPFSIARMPIYLTLCLIQGTYLGVEGMIFACWIVLILCAFLTVEMELKFLCQSFREIDLRVEKYVADQKNVIVDGNEDDLKNKYLRIYLRNLVLHHQSIIEVVNELNRASSFLVFMFNQIISCQICMSLFGSQVDDKVLKLKYRILAIPILFSFGMFCYYGQGIGNEDEEMRKAVLHCSWERKPLWFKKDLLLILTRLNKPLEIKPLGLYVLNLRNFAVILNASYSYYNLLHTTELKNR, translated from the exons ATGAACGACCGGAAAATGTGGGATCCTCTCCCTCTGGTCTCCAAAATTCTAGTATTCCTTGGTCGCCCAATTCCTGGGGAAGTTAAAGTCAGGTACCTGATAATGACGGTTTCATCTATTATAATGTTCTCGCAATCATTTCTCTTCCTGGTCATGCGATTCTCCGATCTGAAATCCAGACTTCTTGCTTTTGAAGATATGGTAATCTTATTTTACATCTCTGCCATCTTAATCGACTTCGCATTAAAACCAAACAAAGTTCTAACAATAATGGCGACTATCAAGAAGAGgcatttcaatttgaaagagATGATTTCTGAAGAGCAGAAAGCTGTACTTGAGGATCTGGAGCGTAAAGCCCAGAGAACAACTAAGCTGCTCATCATAACGGTGACATGTTACACTCTTGCCAATTTCATTCTACCGATCAGCAGCGGACTGATCACGTTTTTGGCGAAGAATAGAGATATTCAGGTCGATGCAGGAAATCATACTTTGCAACGGCAAGATGCGGTAAAAAGTGAGAAAGCCAACAATGAGTTCGAAGACTACCCGCTGCCCGTTGAGAGCTGGTATCCATTCAGCATTGCGCGAATGCCCATCTACCTGACTCTGTGCCTCATTCAGGGCACTTACCTCGGAGTCGAGGGAATGATATTTGCCTGTTGGATTGTTCTCATCCTTTGCGCATTTCTTACTGTTGAAATGGAGCTCAAATTTCTCTGTCAGTCATTTAGAGAGATTGATCTTCGGGTAGAAAAGTACGTAGCTGACCAGAAAAATGTTATTGTTGATGGAAATgaagatgatttgaaaaataaatatctaaGAATTTATCTTAGAAACTTAGTTCTCCATCATCAATCCATAATTGA AGTTGTGAATGAACTCAATCGAGCTTCAAGTTTCTTGGTATTCATGTTCAATCAAATCATCAGTTGTCAGATTTGTATGAGCCTATTTGGATCTCAG GTCGATGATAAAGttctgaaattgaaatatagaaTCTTAGCCATAccgatattattttcatttggaATGTTCTGCTACTATGGACAAGGTATAGGCAATGAG gACGAAGAGATGAGAAAGGCAGTACTGCATTGCTCTTGGGAGCGAAAGCCATTATGGTTTAAGAAAGATTTACTCTTGATTCTCACAAGACTGAACAAACCTCTTGAGATTAAGCCTCTTGGATTATATGTACTGAATTTGAGAAATTTTGCAGTG ATCCTCAATGCATCCTACTCGTATTACAACTTACTTCACACAacagaattgaaaaatagatgA